The genomic stretch GGCCTATCTGCTGCAGGGCGTGTTGGGCATGGGAGGGATGGGCGTGGTGTACGCGGCGGATGACCTGCGGCTGGGGCGGCGGGTGGCGCTCAAGCTGTTGAGGCCGCTGCCCGCGGGCGCGCAGGACCAGGGTCGTGAGCGGCTGCTTCGCGAGGCCCAGGCCATGGCGCGGCTCTCACATCCCAACGTGCTGCCGCTCTTCGAGTTGGGGGCGGCGGAGGGGCACGACTTCCTGGCCATGGAGTGGGTGGACGGCACGACGCTCGCGGACTGGCTTCGGGAACGCGAGCGTCCATGGCGGGACGTGTTGGATGTCTTCCTGGCAGCGGGAGCGGGGCTGGCCGCCGCCCATCGCGCGGGGATGGTGCACCGCGACTTCAAGCCGTCCAACGTGCTGGTGGGGCGCGACGGCCGGGTACGCGTCACGGACTTCGGGCTCGCGAGGCGCGGCACGGGGGCGTCTCCCGAGGCGCCGGTCGGTGTGGGCGAGGGTGCATCGAAGGCCTCCATGCTCACGGAGTGGGGGCAGGCGGCGGGAACGCCGGCGTACATGTCTCCCGAGCAGCGCGCGGGAAGGGCCGTGGACGCCCGCAGCGACCAGTACAGCTTCTGCGTCGCGCTCCACGAAGCGCTCCACGGTGAGCGCCCCGGCCACCTCGCTGCCCCGGCCGCACCGCGAACGTCGAGCGTGCCGAGGCGTCTCCGCACCGCGCTGGCGCGGGGGCTCGCGAACGCGCCCGAGGACCGCTTCCCCAGCATGGAGGCGCTGATGGCGGTGCTCTCCCTGCCTTCGCCGGAATGGGGCCGCCGGGGCATCCTGGCCCTGGCGGGAGCGGGTTCCCTGGTGGTCCTGGGCGTGCTCCTGTGGAAGCCGTCTTTTCTGTTCCAGTCCGACGCCGCCACGCCGCGAGCCGAGAGGCCCGGGCGCATGGGCGCATCGCCGATTGTCCTGCGCGTCGGCGACGTGCACGAACTGGCTGTTCCTGGACTCCAGCGCATCGCGGTGGGTGAACCGAGCCTCGTCGAACTCACCGTGCCGCGTCAGGGCGTGGTGCGTCTGAGGGGGATGGAGGAGGGCATCACGGACCTGATTACGTGGAGTCACGCCGGGGAGATGAAGTCCCGAGTCCTGGACGTCACCGCGCGCTGACGTCAGCGTCCGCCGGGAGCCCTGCGTGCCTGGCGGGGCGTTTCCTGTCTCAGCAGCCGGTACGCCTGCTGCCGGTGTTCGCGCAGCGTGGGCAGCGTGTCCCCGAGCAGCGCTTGCAGCCCGGCGTCGCCGGAGAACTGCTGCTGACCCGCCATCACCTTGGCGATGTCCGCGTCATGGTCGCCCACCATGGCGGCCAGGAAGGCGCGGTCGAACGTTGTCAGCGGCTCCACACGTCTACTGCTCCGACAGCAGGAACAACGCGTGCGCGCTGGCGATGGGCCGCGTGCGGTCGTCCTGCCACGCATCCACCCGGACGTTGGCCACGCGCCGGCCCTGGCGGGTGATGAACGCCTTGGCGAAGGTGTCCTGCGGTTTGCCCGAGCGAAGGAAGTCCACCGTGAGCGAGATGACCTTCGGCACGCGCTCGGTGTTCGTCTGCAGCAGCAGCTCGAAGACGGCGGCGGATTCCAGCAGCGCGCCGAGCGTGCCGCCGTGCAGGGCGGGAATCAGGCTGTTGCCGATGTTCCTCGGGTTGAAGGCCATGCGGCAGAGCATTTCGCCGGCGAGATTCTCCACGCCGATGCCCATGAAACGCGTGTAGGGGATGGCGTCGGTGAGGCGCTTGTACTCGCGCGTCTTGCGCACCTGGCGCACCAACTCGGCGAGGGGAGGCGTCGTGGACTCGGACATGGTCGTCATTCCTCTGTCCGCATGAAGGTGCCCTGGGCGGAAGCCACGGGGTGGCCCGGGTCGCCCTGGTGGACGAGCGCGCGGACGAAGGCCACCTGGCGGGTGAGCCGGTAGCACTCGGCCACGCAGGTGAGAACGATGCCGGGCCGCGCGGGGCGCAGGTAGTCGATGCGCAGGTCCAGCGTGACGAGCGGGGCGAAGCGGCCCAGCTTGAGGAACACGGCGGTGCCGCAGGTGGCGTCGATGAGCGTCGTCACCGCGCCGCCGGCGATGACGCCGGTTTCCGGGTTTCCGACGAGGTTCTCCGCGTAGGGCAGCTCGACGGTGGCCTCGGCGGCGACGACGTCCACCAGCCGCAGCCCCAGCGCGTGATTGTGGGGCACGACGTCGGTGTAGAAGATCGCGCAGCGCTCCATCCGCTCGGCCTTGTCTTCAGGAAGCGTGAAGTCGTCCGACATGAGGGGCGCGATACCAGATTCAGGGCCGCATGGCGCCCTGTGTTTTGACGGGGGCCGGAACGCCCGCTAGGCGGCCACGGCCGCGGCGCTGGAGAGCTGCTTCCACGCACCGGCAAGCGACGTGCCGATGTCCCGCATCACCGCGTCATCCGACCAGTAGAAGGGGTGGACCAGGGGTGTCCACGAGAAGAGCGGGCCCGCCACGCGCACGGCGCGGTCCTCCACCGCGGCGTGATAGGCGGCGCTGAGGGGCTGGAGCGGCCAGGCGAAGACGTCGTCCTCGTCGTGGAAGTTGAGCCACCGTCCGCCAAGCCCCGGATGGTGGCCCGCCAGCTCCGGCGCGGGGACCTGCACGGGCTGGTCGAGCTCCGCGTGGGGATAGCGCAGGCTCCACAGGGCCATGGGACTGCCCAGCGTGTAGAAGTGGCTGAGCGTCTCGCCACGCTCCAGGGGCGAGCTGCCCTGGGCCGCGCGCACCGTCTCCTCGATGATGTCCCGCCCGGCCAGTCGCTGGGCCTGCAAGTCATAGAAGTAGTTGCTGGCGATGACGCTGCCCAGGCTGTGCGCGATGACGCAGAGCGGAGCGGTGTCACCGGCCTGCTGGCGCAGGCGGCCCAGGGCCTCGGCGACCTTGCGGTGGATGCCCGTGTAGACGTCCGGGTCGGCGGGGTTCGTCTGGTAGGCGATGATGTCGCCCACGAAGTGCACCAGCATCCACCGCAGGCCGGGGTAGCGCAGGTCCATGCCGCGCAGGGACGGCCGCATCAAGCGGAGCATCATCGGCACGAGCGCGGACTCGTGACCCTGGTTCACCGTGCGCACGCTGTCATAGAGGGATTTCCAGTAAGCGTCCGCGTCGGCCGAGGCGTAGCGGGCGAGCAGGTCCTTCTCCGCACCTTCCAGCACGGAGGCCCAGTTCACCGTCTCGACGGCGAGTGTGTCCGGCCCGGCCCCCGCGTGCTGCGCGAAGTGCTGGCGCAGCAGGCGCACGGCGGTGTCGTAGAGACCCGGGTCATCCACTTCAATGCCGTGGATGACGAGCACGGCGAGCTTCTGACGCGTCTGCATGGAGACTCCCCCCTCGGAATCAGTGCTGCTCGACGGGCGTGAGCTTACACGGCCCGGAAGAGGCTCGCCTGTTCGCCTGTTCTCGGCCGGCATCCAACAGCCCCTTGGGGCCGGATAGTCTCCGGCACCCGACACACGGTTTCTTCCTGATGAGGACTTCTGGTGAAACGACTGACCTCCTCCCTCCTCGCCGTCCTGCTGATGCCCGCCGCGCCGATGGCCGCGCAGCAGGCTCCGGCGAAGCCTCCCGCGGTCCGGCAGGACCCGCCACGGCCGGCACCCGACACGAAGGACGCCGCGCGCGACGCGGCCCGCGCCGCCGAGGTAGACGCCCCGCGTCCGCCGTCCGGTGAGGCCGCGCAGAAGGCGGAGAAGGAAGGGGGAGACACCTGGAAGGTGGACGCGCCGGGCTTCCCCGCCCGCCAGGTGAACATCGACGTCACCGAGGGCACGTGGATGAACGTGGACGTCAGCCCGCGCGGAGACGAAATCGTCTTCGACCTGCTGGGGGACATCTACGTGCTGCCCATGGGCGGCGGCGAAGCGAAGGCGCTGACGTCCGGCGTCGCGTGGGACATGCAGCCGCGCTTCAGCCCGGACGGCAAGCGCATCGTCTTCACCAGTGACCGGGGCGGCGGAGACAACATCTGGGTGGTGGACCGGGACGGCTCGAATGCGCGGGCGGTGACGGAGGAGAAGTTCCGCCTGCTCAACAGCCCCGCGTGGAGCCCGGACGGGCAGTTCATCGTGGCGCGCAAGCACTTCACCGCGCGGCGCTCGCTGGGCGCGGGCGAGGTGTGGATGTACCACCGCGCCGGTGGCGAAGGCGTGCAGCTCACCGAGCGCACCAACGACCAGAAGGATTTGGGCGAGCCCGCCTTCTCCCCCGACGGACGCCACGTCTACTTCAGCCAGGACGTCTCGCCGGGGAAGAGCTTCGAATACAACAAGGACCCCAACGGCCAGATTTACGCCATCCAGCGGCTGGACCTGGAGACGAAGGAAATCGAGCCCTTCATCACGGGGCCGGGCGGTGCCATCCGCCCCACGCCGTCGCGTGACGGCAAGCAGCTGGCGTTCGTCCGCCGGGTGCGCGCCAAGAGCGTGCTCTACGTCACCGACGTGGCGTCCGGCGCGGAGCGCTCGCTGTACGACGGGCTCGACCGGGACATGCAGGAGACGTGGGCCATCCACGGCGTGTATCCGGGCATGGCGTGGACGCCGGACAACAAGGCGATTGTCTTCTGGGCGGGCGGCAAGCTGCACCGCATCGACGTGGCCACGAAGAAGGTGACGCCCATTGCCTTCCGCGTACGGGGCACGCGCACGATTTTCGAGGCCGTGCGCAGCCCGCAGGCGGTGGCCCCCGAGCGCTTCTCCACGAAGATGCTGCGCTGGGTGCAGGTGTCCCCCAAGGGGGATCGCGTGGTGTACCAGGCGCTGGGCAAGCTGTACGTGAAGGAGTTGCCCGCGGGTACGCCCCGGCGCCTGACGAAGCAGGACGACCACCTGGAGTTCTACCCGTCGTTCTCCCGGGACGGGCGCTCCATCGTCTACACGACGTGGGACGACGAGAAGCTGGGCACCATCCGCGTGGTGTCCGCCACCGGCGGCGAGGGCAAGGTGCTGACGCAGCAGCCGGGCTACTACGTGGAGCCCGCGTTCAGCCCGGATGGCAAGACGCTGGTGTACCGCGCGTCCGGGGACGGCTACCTGATGCCCGGGCTGTGGAGCCGGAACACGGGCCTGTTCGCCATGCCCGCGGGCGGCGGCACGCCGAAGCGCCTGGCGCGTGACGGTGAGCAGCCGCACTTCGGCGCGCGCTCGGACCGCGTCTATTTCCTGCACGTGGAGCACAAGGAGAAGGAGGACGTCCGCTCCCTGAAGAGCATCGGGCTGAGCGGGAGCGAGGAGCGCACGCACCTGACGAGCGCCGAGGCCACCGAGCTGCGCGTCTCCCCGGACGAGCGGTGGGTGGCGTTCCGGGAGAACTTCAACGCCTTCGTCGTCCCCTTCGCGCTGGGTGCGAAGTCGGCCTCGGTGGGGCCCGGCGCGAAGGCGCTGCCGCTGGCGAAGGTGAGCCGGGACGCGGGCGAGTACCTGCACTGGTCCGGCGACAGCCAGCGCCTGCACTGGGCGTTGGGGCCCGAGCTCTTCACGCGTGCGCTGAAGGAGAGCTTCGCCTTCATCGACGGTGCGCCGGAGAAGCTGCCGGAGGCGCCGGAGAAGGGCGTGGACCTCTCCTTCCCGGTGAAGGCGGACGCGCCGGAGGGCACGCTGGCCCTGGTGGGGGGCCGCGTCATCACCATGAAGGGTGACGAGGTCATCGAGCAGGGCGTGGTGGTGGTGCGAAACAACCGCATCATCGCCGTGGGCCCGGTGGGCAAGGTGCAGGTGCCGTCCGGGGCGAAGGTGGTGGATGTGAAGGGCAAGACGTTGATGCCCGGCCTCATCGACGTGCACTGGCACGGGGCCATGGGCATGGACGGGCTGATGCCCGAGCAGAGCTGGGTGCATGCGTCGTCCCTGGCCTTCGGCGTGACGACGCTGCACGACCCGTCCAACTCCTCGGAGGAGGTCTTCGCGGCCAGTGAGCTGGCCCGGGCGGGCGGCGTGGTGGCGCCGCGCATCTTCTCCACGGGCACCATCCTCTACGGCGCGTCCGGCGCGGGCTACCGCGCGCCCATTGAGACGGTGGACGACGCGCGCTCGCACCTGCGGCGGATGAAGGCCATGGGGGCCTTCAGTGTGAAGAGCTACAACCAGCCGCGCCGGGACCAGCGGCAGAAGGTGCTCCAGGCGGCGCGCGAGCTGGACATGCTGGTGGTGCCGGAGGGCGGCTCGCTGCTCCAGCACAACCTCACGATGGTGGTGGACGGGCACACCGGCGTGGAGCACGCGATTCCGGTGGCGCGCATCTACGCGGACGTGAAGCAGCTGTGGGGCAAGAGCGGCACCGGCTACACGCCGACGCTGGGCGTGGCCTACGGCGGCGTCTGGGGTGAGAACTACTGGTACCAGAAGACGAACGTGTGGGAGGACGAGCGCCTGTTGTCCTTCGTCCCGCGCCGGGTGGTGGATTCGCGCAGCCGCCGGCCGTCCATGCACGTGCCGGACGACGAGTTCAACCACTTCGCCGCCGCCACCGTGGCGCGTGAGCTGAGTGACGCGGGCGTGAGCGTGCAGCTGGGTGCGCACGGCCAGCGTGAAGGCCTGGCTGCGCACTGGGAGGTCTGGATGTTCGGCCATGGCGGCATGAAGCCGCTGCAGGCGCTGCGCTCGGCGACGCTGAGCGGGGCGCGCTACCTGGGCCTGGACGGGGAGATTGGCTCGCTGGAAGAGGGCAAGCTGGCGGACCTCATCGTGCTGGATGGCAATCCCTTGCAGGACCTCAAGCACAGCCGCTCGGTGCGCTACACCATGGTGAACGGGCGCCTGTACGACGCGGCCACGCTCAACGAGGTGGGGACGCGCCAGCGCCCGCGCGCGAAGTTCTTCTTCGAGAAGGACGGGAACGAAGGCTGGAGCCCCAAGGCCACGGAGCACACGCACACGCACGCGTGCGACTGAGCCCCCAGGCACCCCCACCCGAGGCGGGCTGGCGCTAGAGTCCGCGCCATGCCCGTCTCTGTCGTCGAAGGGGATTTGCTGGACCAGCCGGTGGAGGCCATCGTCAATGCCTGGAACCGGAACATCATCCCCTGGTGGCTGCTGTTGCCGCAGGGGGTGTCCGGCGCCATCAAGCGCCGGGGTGGGGTAGGGCCCTTCCGCGAGGTGGCGAAGGCGGGCCCCATGCCGCTGGGCTCGGCGGTGGTGACCTCCGCCGGGCGGTTGCCATTCAAAGCCATCATCCACGTCGCGGGCATCGACATGCTCTGGCGGGCCTCGGAGCGCTCCATCCAGGACTCCGTCCGCAATGCCCTGGCGAAGGCCCGCGAGCAGGGTTTGCGCTCCGTGGCCTTCCCTGTCATTGGTGCGGGCTCTGGCAGCTTCAATGAGGCGCGCGCGCTCGAGCTGATGCGCCAGGTCCTGGGCGTGGAAGCCGGCGCCCTCGACGTGAGCATCGTGCGCTTCCGGCCATAGGCTCCGTCAGCTGGATGCAGGGACCAGGATTGACCTGTTCCAACGCAATAGGACTGAAGCGATGCTTCGATTTTTCAAGAAGAAGAAGTCGGGTCTCATCGTGCTCTCGTTGAACGCGCGGCTGCAACCCATGCACCGGGCCGAGTTGGAGGATGCCTTCGACGAGGTTTCCGAAACGCTGGGATTGGGCGCACGCGTCACCGGCGGAGGAACGCTGATGGCGCCCGATGGAGAGATCGAGCGTTGCGACATCGACATCGAGCTGGATGACTACTCGCGCGAGCTCGCGGAGAAGGTTGCCGCCGTGGTGGGGGAGATGCTGGCGCCGAAGGGCTCCGAGGTCATTCTGCCCGACGATGAGGGCTCGATTCCGTTCGGCTCAGATGAAGGGCTGGGGCTGTACCTGAACGGCACGGACTTGCCCGCGGAGGTCTTTGCCTCATGCGATAGCAATCACGTCCACGACGAATGCGAGCGCTTGCTGGGCGAAGAGGGCATGATTCATAGCCATTGGCAGGGGCCCACGGAAACGGCGTTCTACATGTATGGCCGCAGTTACGAAGAGATGCTGGCCAGAATCAGTGGATTCATCGCCGAGTATCCTCTGTGCCAGAAGTGCCGCGTCGTTCGGCTTGCCTGATTTGGGAGAAGTCGCACAGAGGTGCAGCGGCCGGAGGCACTCACCCTCCGGCGCTGCTGCCATGCGCGCGCTCTTACCAGAGCCAGTGACCGGAGGCTTGCCCGCGGGCGGGCTGTCTCGCAGTCGCTCGACTTGGGCCAACCCACCCCGGCGTGAAAGCCAATAGGCACCGCCGCGAAAGTATTCGTCAGGGGCTGGAGCGGCCCGTTGTCTGATGTCAGACCCTGCGTCTAATTCTCGCTTTACCTCGAATCTATCGAGGCAAGGC from Myxococcus xanthus encodes the following:
- a CDS encoding protein kinase domain-containing protein codes for the protein MNPLHRPPMSACPDENLLAAFVSGSAPVGKVAVVEAHLDGCADCRALVAVVAASSSLPGTVAVEREAEASTRWDTGAATLPDAREEPVLPPGTRLGAYLLQGVLGMGGMGVVYAADDLRLGRRVALKLLRPLPAGAQDQGRERLLREAQAMARLSHPNVLPLFELGAAEGHDFLAMEWVDGTTLADWLRERERPWRDVLDVFLAAGAGLAAAHRAGMVHRDFKPSNVLVGRDGRVRVTDFGLARRGTGASPEAPVGVGEGASKASMLTEWGQAAGTPAYMSPEQRAGRAVDARSDQYSFCVALHEALHGERPGHLAAPAAPRTSSVPRRLRTALARGLANAPEDRFPSMEALMAVLSLPSPEWGRRGILALAGAGSLVVLGVLLWKPSFLFQSDAATPRAERPGRMGASPIVLRVGDVHELAVPGLQRIAVGEPSLVELTVPRQGVVRLRGMEEGITDLITWSHAGEMKSRVLDVTAR
- a CDS encoding DUF4142 domain-containing protein, coding for MEPLTTFDRAFLAAMVGDHDADIAKVMAGQQQFSGDAGLQALLGDTLPTLREHRQQAYRLLRQETPRQARRAPGGR
- a CDS encoding PaaI family thioesterase, whose protein sequence is MTTMSESTTPPLAELVRQVRKTREYKRLTDAIPYTRFMGIGVENLAGEMLCRMAFNPRNIGNSLIPALHGGTLGALLESAAVFELLLQTNTERVPKVISLTVDFLRSGKPQDTFAKAFITRQGRRVANVRVDAWQDDRTRPIASAHALFLLSEQ
- a CDS encoding PaaI family thioesterase is translated as MSDDFTLPEDKAERMERCAIFYTDVVPHNHALGLRLVDVVAAEATVELPYAENLVGNPETGVIAGGAVTTLIDATCGTAVFLKLGRFAPLVTLDLRIDYLRPARPGIVLTCVAECYRLTRQVAFVRALVHQGDPGHPVASAQGTFMRTEE
- a CDS encoding amidohydrolase family protein; the protein is MKRLTSSLLAVLLMPAAPMAAQQAPAKPPAVRQDPPRPAPDTKDAARDAARAAEVDAPRPPSGEAAQKAEKEGGDTWKVDAPGFPARQVNIDVTEGTWMNVDVSPRGDEIVFDLLGDIYVLPMGGGEAKALTSGVAWDMQPRFSPDGKRIVFTSDRGGGDNIWVVDRDGSNARAVTEEKFRLLNSPAWSPDGQFIVARKHFTARRSLGAGEVWMYHRAGGEGVQLTERTNDQKDLGEPAFSPDGRHVYFSQDVSPGKSFEYNKDPNGQIYAIQRLDLETKEIEPFITGPGGAIRPTPSRDGKQLAFVRRVRAKSVLYVTDVASGAERSLYDGLDRDMQETWAIHGVYPGMAWTPDNKAIVFWAGGKLHRIDVATKKVTPIAFRVRGTRTIFEAVRSPQAVAPERFSTKMLRWVQVSPKGDRVVYQALGKLYVKELPAGTPRRLTKQDDHLEFYPSFSRDGRSIVYTTWDDEKLGTIRVVSATGGEGKVLTQQPGYYVEPAFSPDGKTLVYRASGDGYLMPGLWSRNTGLFAMPAGGGTPKRLARDGEQPHFGARSDRVYFLHVEHKEKEDVRSLKSIGLSGSEERTHLTSAEATELRVSPDERWVAFRENFNAFVVPFALGAKSASVGPGAKALPLAKVSRDAGEYLHWSGDSQRLHWALGPELFTRALKESFAFIDGAPEKLPEAPEKGVDLSFPVKADAPEGTLALVGGRVITMKGDEVIEQGVVVVRNNRIIAVGPVGKVQVPSGAKVVDVKGKTLMPGLIDVHWHGAMGMDGLMPEQSWVHASSLAFGVTTLHDPSNSSEEVFAASELARAGGVVAPRIFSTGTILYGASGAGYRAPIETVDDARSHLRRMKAMGAFSVKSYNQPRRDQRQKVLQAARELDMLVVPEGGSLLQHNLTMVVDGHTGVEHAIPVARIYADVKQLWGKSGTGYTPTLGVAYGGVWGENYWYQKTNVWEDERLLSFVPRRVVDSRSRRPSMHVPDDEFNHFAAATVARELSDAGVSVQLGAHGQREGLAAHWEVWMFGHGGMKPLQALRSATLSGARYLGLDGEIGSLEEGKLADLIVLDGNPLQDLKHSRSVRYTMVNGRLYDAATLNEVGTRQRPRAKFFFEKDGNEGWSPKATEHTHTHACD
- a CDS encoding macro domain-containing protein — encoded protein: MPVSVVEGDLLDQPVEAIVNAWNRNIIPWWLLLPQGVSGAIKRRGGVGPFREVAKAGPMPLGSAVVTSAGRLPFKAIIHVAGIDMLWRASERSIQDSVRNALAKAREQGLRSVAFPVIGAGSGSFNEARALELMRQVLGVEAGALDVSIVRFRP